In Chloroflexota bacterium, one DNA window encodes the following:
- the thyX gene encoding FAD-dependent thymidylate synthase codes for MIIVEPAFTILNPQSKDDALAMLRRVEFAGRVCYKSEDRVTPDSYHRFIQMLMQKNHWSVIEHATMTAHIVTNRGVTHELVRHRIASFSQESTRYCNYNKGKFGGEITVVAPRELGEADREIWRATMESSEQAYLELIQRGASPQIARGVLPNDLKAEIVVTANLREWHHLFALRCAPNAHPHIRHVMQIGLAQAVEMFTPVFDDLKELCVVG; via the coding sequence ATGATCATCGTCGAACCGGCTTTCACGATTCTCAATCCGCAATCGAAAGACGACGCGCTGGCAATGCTCCGCCGCGTCGAATTCGCCGGACGCGTGTGTTACAAGTCCGAAGACCGCGTCACGCCCGACAGTTATCATCGTTTCATCCAGATGTTGATGCAGAAAAATCACTGGTCGGTGATCGAACACGCGACGATGACCGCGCACATCGTCACGAATCGCGGCGTGACGCACGAACTCGTGCGCCATCGCATCGCGTCGTTTTCGCAAGAGAGCACCCGCTATTGCAATTACAACAAGGGCAAGTTCGGCGGCGAGATCACCGTCGTCGCGCCGCGCGAACTCGGCGAAGCGGACAGGGAGATTTGGCGCGCGACTATGGAATCATCGGAGCAAGCATACCTGGAATTGATTCAACGCGGTGCGTCGCCGCAAATCGCGCGCGGAGTTTTGCCCAACGACCTCAAGGCGGAAATTGTTGTGACCGCGAACTTGCGCGAGTGGCATCACCTGTTCGCGTTGCGCTGTGCGCCGAACGCACATCCGCACATTCGCCACGTGATGCAAATCGGCTTGGCGCAAGCGGTCGAAATGTTCACGCCCGTGTTTGATGATCTGAAAGAATTGTGCGTGGTGGGATGA